Proteins from a single region of Parambassis ranga chromosome 16, fParRan2.1, whole genome shotgun sequence:
- the erp44 gene encoding endoplasmic reticulum resident protein 44, producing MKLLAIPYSLSTQFVTVILLVMGLSTPGQAEISSLDSGNIDDVLNNAGVALVNFYADWCRFSQMLHPIFEEASNVAREEFPDTKQVVFARVDCDQHSDIAQRYRITKYPTLKLFRNGMMMKREYRGQRSVAAIADFIRQQKVDPVKEIHSMEEVRTLDRSKRNIIGYFDKRDSDNYHTYEKVANILRDDCTFLAAFGVVSESERFSGDNVIYKPVGESIPDMVYLGSLTNFDLTYAWAQDKCVPLVREITFENGEELTEEGIPFLILFHIKEDTESLEKFQHEVARQLISEKGSINFLHADCDKFRHPLLHIQKTPADCPVIAIDSFRHMYVFPDFKDLNIPGKLRQFVLDLHSGKLHREFHHGPDPTDSTPGQIEMGGEVASSPPESSFQKLAPSETRYTILRDRDEL from the exons ATGAAATTGTTAGCAATACCTTACTCCCTCAGTACCCAATTCGTCACGGTTATACTGCTG gtgatGGGCCTCTCTACTCCTGGACAAGCAGAAATCAGCAGTCTGGACTCAGGCAACATTGATGATGTCCTAA ATAATGCTGGGGTAGCATTAGTAAATTTTTACGCAGActg GTGTAGATTCAGTCAGATGCTCCATCCTATATTTGAGGAGGCATCTAATGTGGCGAGGGAGGAGTTTCCTGATACCAAGCAGGTGGTATTTGCTCGCGTTGACTGTGACCAACATT CGGACATAGCTCAGCGTTACCGCATCACCAAGTATCCGACACTGAAGTTGTTCCGCAAtgggatgatgatgaagagggagtacaggggtcagaggtcagtagCAGCCATTGCAGACTTCATTCGCCAGCAGAAGGTCGACCCAGTAAAAGAAATACACTCAATGGAGGAGGTTCGCACTCTGGAT AGGAGCAAGAGGAACATCATAGGTTACTTTGACAAAAGGGATTCTGATAACTACCACACATATGAAAAAGTTGCCAACATCCTTCGAGATGACTGCACATTCTTGGCTGCCTTTGG TGTGGTATCTGAGTCAGAGCGCTTCAGCGGAGACAATGTGATCTACAAACCTGTGGGGGAGAGTATTCCTGACATGGTCTACCTCGGCTCACTCACCAACTTTGACTTGACATATGCTTGGGCCCAAGACAAATGTGTGCCTCTGGTTAGGGAGATCACCTTTGAAAATGGAGAG GAGCTGACTGAAGAAGGAATCCCTTTTCTCATCTTGTTCCATATTAAAGAAGACACAGAGAGCTTAGAGAAGTTCCAGCATGAGGTAGCTCGCCAGCTCATCAGCGAGAAAG GGTCTATAAACTTCCTTCATGCGGACTGCGATAAGTTCCGGCATCCTCTGCTTCATATCCAGAAAACTCCAGCTGACTGTCCTGTTATTGCAATAGACTCATTCAGACACATGTATGTCTTCCCTGACTTCAAAGACCTCAA CATCCCAGGCAAACTGAGACAGTTTGTTTTGGACCTTCACTCTGGTAAGCTTCACAGAGAGTTCCACCACGGCCCTGACCCCACAGACAGCACACCTGGACAG ATTGAAATGGGTGGAGAAGTGGCAAGCAGTCCTCCAGAGAGCTCTTTCCAGAAACTGGCACCTAGTGAGACTCGCTACACCATCCTACGGGACCGCGACGAGCTGTGA